In one window of Streptomyces griseus subsp. griseus DNA:
- a CDS encoding response regulator transcription factor, with amino-acid sequence MRVLVVEDEQLLADAVATGLRREAMAVDVVYDGAAALERIGVNDYDVVVLDRDLPLVHGDDVCRKIVELGMPTRVLMLTASGDVSDRVEGLELGADDYLPKPFAFSELTARVRALGRRTTVALPPVLERAGIKLDPNRREVFRDEVEIQLAPKEFAVLEVLMRSEGAVVSAEQLLEKAWDENTDPFTNVVRVTVMTLRRKLGEPPVIVTVPGSGYRI; translated from the coding sequence GTGCGCGTACTCGTCGTCGAGGACGAGCAGCTGCTCGCCGATGCGGTGGCCACCGGACTGCGCCGGGAGGCCATGGCCGTCGACGTCGTCTACGACGGTGCCGCGGCGCTGGAGCGCATCGGGGTCAACGACTACGACGTCGTCGTGCTGGACCGGGACCTCCCGCTGGTGCACGGCGACGACGTCTGCCGCAAGATCGTGGAGCTCGGCATGCCTACCCGGGTGCTCATGCTCACCGCCTCCGGCGACGTCAGCGACCGCGTCGAGGGCCTGGAGCTGGGCGCCGACGACTACCTCCCCAAACCCTTCGCCTTCAGCGAGCTGACCGCCCGGGTCCGGGCGCTGGGCCGCCGTACGACGGTGGCGCTGCCGCCCGTCCTGGAACGGGCCGGCATCAAACTCGACCCGAACCGCCGTGAGGTCTTCCGGGACGAGGTGGAGATCCAGCTCGCCCCGAAGGAGTTCGCGGTGCTGGAGGTCCTCATGCGCAGCGAGGGCGCCGTCGTCTCGGCCGAACAGCTCCTGGAGAAGGCCTGGGACGAGAACACCGACCCCTTCACCAACGTGGTGCGGGTCACGGTCATGACGCTCCGCCGCAAGCTCGGCGAACCGCCCGTCATCGTCACCGTGCCGGGCTCCGGATACCGGATCTGA
- a CDS encoding inositol monophosphatase family protein yields the protein MTDPALSELLDLALEAARRAGALLRDGRPADLGVAATKSSPIDVVTEMDIAAEKLITGYLSDFRPDDGFLGEEGASSPGSTGIRWVIDPLDGTVNYLYGLPTWAVSIAAERDGERVVGVVEAPMRRETYQAVLGGGAYANGTALRCRPAPPLDQALVSTGFNYVSKVRSHQADVVQRLIPRLRDIRRSGSAAVDLCDVAAGRLDGYYERGLHPWDLAAGDLIAREAGALTGGRPGLPADGDLAVAAPPGVFEPLQAALDELGAWHD from the coding sequence GTGACCGACCCCGCCCTGTCCGAGCTGCTGGACCTCGCCCTGGAGGCCGCCCGGCGCGCCGGAGCCCTGCTGCGCGACGGCCGCCCCGCCGACCTGGGGGTGGCCGCGACCAAGTCCAGCCCCATCGATGTGGTCACCGAGATGGACATCGCCGCCGAGAAGCTGATCACCGGCTACCTCTCCGACTTCCGCCCCGACGACGGCTTCCTCGGCGAGGAGGGGGCCAGCTCTCCGGGCTCCACCGGCATCCGCTGGGTGATCGACCCGCTGGACGGCACCGTGAACTACCTCTACGGCCTGCCGACCTGGGCGGTCTCCATCGCGGCCGAGCGCGACGGCGAGCGGGTCGTGGGCGTCGTCGAGGCCCCCATGCGCCGGGAGACGTACCAGGCGGTCCTGGGCGGCGGTGCGTACGCGAACGGCACGGCGCTGCGCTGCCGCCCCGCGCCGCCGCTGGACCAGGCCCTCGTCTCGACCGGCTTCAACTACGTCAGCAAGGTCCGCAGCCACCAGGCGGACGTCGTCCAGCGGCTGATCCCCAGGCTCCGGGACATCCGGCGCAGCGGTTCGGCGGCCGTCGACCTCTGCGATGTGGCGGCGGGGCGGCTGGACGGCTACTACGAGCGCGGGCTGCACCCCTGGGACCTGGCCGCGGGCGACCTGATCGCCCGGGAGGCGGGCGCGCTGACCGGCGGCCGCCCCGGGCTGCCGGCCGACGGCGACCTCGCGGTGGCCGCGCCCCCCGGCGTCTTCGAGCCGCTGCAGGCCGCCCTCGACGAGCTGGGTGCCTGGCACGACTGA